In Clostridium sp. DL-VIII, the following proteins share a genomic window:
- a CDS encoding Ltp family lipoprotein: MPKMIQCKTCGKEIVKNAKTCPSCGAKNKKPIYKRWWFIVTVLIVIIGAASSGGNKNKQDVATSDTTNSSISNTKDTSETHNNQDATNDTKDNAPKEYQSALKKADSYANIMNLSKKGLYQQLTSDAGEKFTEEAAQYAVDNVKADWKNNALKKADSYANTMNLSKKGLYQQLTSDAGEKFTEEEAQYAIDNVKADWKKNALAKAKTYQNEMNMSKSAVHDQLVSDAGEKFTEEEAQYAINNLEN; encoded by the coding sequence ATGCCTAAAATGATTCAATGCAAAACGTGTGGGAAAGAAATAGTTAAAAATGCCAAAACATGTCCAAGCTGTGGGGCAAAAAATAAAAAGCCTATTTATAAAAGATGGTGGTTTATAGTTACTGTCTTAATAGTAATAATAGGAGCTGCATCTTCTGGTGGAAATAAAAACAAACAAGATGTAGCAACAAGTGATACAACTAATTCAAGCATAAGTAATACTAAAGATACATCTGAAACGCATAACAACCAAGATGCTACAAATGATACAAAAGATAATGCACCTAAGGAATATCAATCAGCATTAAAAAAAGCAGATAGTTACGCCAACATAATGAATTTATCTAAAAAAGGCTTATATCAGCAATTAACATCAGATGCTGGGGAAAAATTTACTGAAGAAGCTGCACAATATGCTGTAGATAACGTAAAAGCAGATTGGAAAAACAATGCATTAAAAAAAGCAGATAGTTACGCCAACACAATGAATTTATCTAAAAAAGGCTTATATCAGCAATTAACATCAGACGCTGGAGAAAAATTTACTGAAGAAGAAGCACAATACGCCATAGATAACGTAAAAGCAGATTGGAAAAAGAATGCATTAGCAAAAGCCAAAACATATCAAAATGAAATGAATATGTCTAAGAGTGCTGTACATGATCAATTAGTGTCAGATGCAGGAGAGAAATTTACTGAAGAAGAAGCACAATATGCTATAAATAATTTAGAAAATTAA
- the mtaB gene encoding tRNA (N(6)-L-threonylcarbamoyladenosine(37)-C(2))-methylthiotransferase MtaB gives MEKNKIKIVDVNRYKIRNNRENNNKKIVAFFTLGCRVNHYETEAMAEKFIREGYEITQFENFADVYVINTCSVTNMSDKKSRQIISRARRRNKEAIIAAVGCYSQVAPDEVSKIEGVDVVLGTRNKGDIVYYVNKAKDEHKPQLMVGEVLKNKQFEELNIEEYQDKTRAFLKIQDGCNRFCAYCLIPYTRGTTCSKDPDKVLTEIKKLNEHGFKEIILSGIHTASYGVDLDGNVSLITLLEEIEKLDGIERVRIGSIEPSFFTDEVIEKIKNMKKLCPQFHLSLQSGCDATLKRMNRRYTAKEYEDAVNRIRENLKDASITTDVIVGFPGETDEEFNETYEYLKRIKLTKTHIFKFSPRKGTKAADMSNQVDGNVKEQRSKALIELNEKNEGDFSKSLVGRELDVLIEQEVSNKPGVFEGYTRNYVKVEIFIGNENMIGKLVPCKIVEACGNYVVGKKI, from the coding sequence ATGGAAAAAAATAAAATAAAAATAGTTGATGTTAATCGTTATAAAATAAGGAACAATAGAGAAAATAATAATAAAAAAATCGTAGCCTTTTTTACTTTAGGATGCAGAGTAAACCATTATGAAACAGAGGCTATGGCAGAAAAATTTATAAGAGAAGGTTATGAAATCACCCAATTTGAGAATTTTGCGGATGTTTATGTAATAAATACATGTTCAGTGACTAATATGAGCGATAAAAAATCCAGACAGATAATAAGTAGGGCGAGAAGAAGAAATAAAGAAGCTATAATTGCTGCAGTTGGTTGCTATTCTCAAGTAGCACCAGATGAGGTTTCTAAAATAGAGGGCGTAGATGTTGTACTTGGAACTAGAAACAAGGGAGATATTGTTTATTACGTAAACAAGGCTAAAGATGAGCATAAGCCTCAATTAATGGTTGGAGAAGTTCTTAAAAATAAGCAATTTGAGGAATTAAATATAGAAGAGTATCAAGATAAAACCAGAGCTTTCTTAAAGATACAGGATGGATGTAATAGATTCTGTGCATATTGCTTAATACCATATACAAGAGGAACAACCTGTTCAAAAGATCCTGATAAAGTGCTAACGGAAATAAAGAAGTTAAATGAACATGGATTTAAGGAAATAATATTATCTGGAATTCATACTGCGTCTTATGGTGTTGATTTAGATGGAAATGTAAGCTTGATAACTTTATTGGAAGAAATTGAAAAATTGGATGGTATAGAAAGAGTGAGAATAGGCTCAATTGAACCTAGTTTCTTTACTGATGAAGTCATAGAGAAAATAAAGAACATGAAAAAATTATGTCCGCAATTTCATTTATCTCTTCAAAGTGGATGTGATGCTACTTTAAAGAGGATGAATAGAAGATATACGGCTAAAGAGTATGAGGATGCAGTGAATAGAATTAGAGAAAATTTGAAAGATGCATCAATAACAACTGATGTAATCGTAGGATTTCCAGGTGAAACTGACGAAGAATTTAATGAAACCTATGAATACTTAAAACGAATAAAATTAACTAAAACGCATATATTTAAATTTAGTCCGAGAAAAGGAACTAAGGCAGCAGACATGTCAAACCAGGTTGATGGAAATGTTAAGGAACAGAGAAGCAAAGCTCTAATTGAGCTTAACGAAAAAAATGAAGGCGATTTTAGTAAATCCTTAGTTGGAAGAGAGCTTGATGTCTTAATTGAACAAGAAGTTTCAAATAAGCCTGGGGTATTTGAGGGATATACAAGAAACTATGTCAAAGTTGAGATTTTTATTGGAAATGAAAACATGATAGGTAAATTGGTTCCTTGCAAAATAGTAGAAGCATGTGGAAATTATGTGGTTGGAAAAAAAATATAA
- a CDS encoding histidine triad nucleotide-binding protein, translated as MEDCIFCKIAMGEIPSKKLYEDDKVYAFYDINPEAPVHFLVIPKEHIESVNALNDNNINIVSHIFNVINKLVVELNISDTGYRIVNNCGEDGGQTVKHIHFHVLGGRSLKWPPG; from the coding sequence ATGGAAGATTGTATATTTTGCAAAATTGCGATGGGAGAAATTCCAAGTAAAAAGTTATATGAAGATGATAAGGTATATGCTTTTTACGATATAAATCCAGAAGCTCCTGTTCATTTTTTAGTGATACCTAAAGAACACATTGAAAGTGTAAATGCTTTGAATGATAATAATATTAATATTGTTTCACACATATTTAATGTTATTAACAAGTTAGTTGTGGAACTTAATATATCAGATACAGGGTATAGGATTGTCAATAATTGCGGTGAAGATGGAGGTCAGACAGTGAAACATATTCATTTTCATGTACTTGGAGGGAGAAGCTTGAAGTGGCCTCCAGGCTAA
- the rpsU gene encoding 30S ribosomal protein S21, protein MSEIKVGENETLESALRRFKRKCARAGVLSEVRKREHYEKPSVKKKKKSEAARKRKFK, encoded by the coding sequence ATGTCAGAAATTAAAGTTGGAGAAAACGAAACACTTGAAAGTGCGTTAAGAAGATTTAAGAGAAAATGTGCTAGAGCTGGGGTTCTTTCAGAAGTTAGGAAGAGAGAACATTACGAAAAGCCAAGCGTTAAGAAAAAGAAAAAATCAGAAGCTGCTAGAAAGAGAAAGTTTAAATAG
- a CDS encoding GatB/YqeY domain-containing protein, producing the protein MLTIKEKLQDDWKAALKTKDKFTANVISTAKSAILLVEKTDNRKLEDDEVISILAKEIKQRRESMLEFEKGNRQDLVDQCKAEIEILLKYLPQQLGEEEIKQIVKESAEELGANSIKDMGKVMSAVKPKVVGRADGKLVSQIVKEYLNNK; encoded by the coding sequence ATGCTAACAATTAAAGAAAAATTACAAGATGATTGGAAAGCTGCTTTAAAGACAAAAGATAAATTCACAGCTAACGTAATTAGTACTGCTAAGTCTGCTATATTATTGGTTGAAAAAACTGATAATAGAAAGCTTGAAGATGATGAAGTTATTAGTATATTAGCTAAAGAAATCAAGCAAAGAAGAGAATCCATGCTTGAATTTGAAAAAGGAAATAGGCAAGATTTGGTAGATCAGTGTAAAGCTGAAATAGAGATTTTGTTAAAATACCTTCCTCAGCAATTAGGTGAAGAAGAGATAAAACAAATAGTAAAAGAATCGGCTGAAGAGTTGGGTGCAAATAGCATTAAAGATATGGGAAAAGTTATGTCAGCTGTTAAGCCTAAAGTAGTAGGAAGAGCTGATGGTAAACTTGTAAGTCAAATTGTTAAAGAATATTTAAATAATAAATAA
- the yqfC gene encoding sporulation protein YqfC has protein sequence MEEKFQKGREKILNKLDFPSDISLDLPKIIVVGDREITIENHKGIIFFETNMVKINSRIGAIVISGRDFEILFIAETSITISGVFKGISYEAKNDL, from the coding sequence ATGGAAGAAAAATTTCAAAAGGGAAGAGAGAAGATACTAAATAAATTAGATTTTCCAAGTGATATTTCATTAGATTTACCAAAGATAATAGTTGTAGGGGATAGAGAGATAACAATTGAGAATCATAAGGGCATTATATTTTTTGAAACTAATATGGTTAAAATAAATTCAAGAATTGGAGCTATAGTAATAAGTGGTAGAGATTTTGAAATACTTTTTATAGCAGAGACAAGCATTACAATAAGTGGTGTGTTTAAGGGTATTTCATATGAGGCAAAAAATGATTTATAA
- the yqfD gene encoding sporulation protein YqfD produces the protein MIYKSLKSGMITIEVNALMPEKMLNLLWNNEIYTCNIIKVNLTTIRFTIYFKDYKEAEMLIKKHKGKVKTVRASGIIVLLMKMKKRISLVIGAMLFFVVIYLLSNYIWAIDIQTERNLSPFEIRQQLSSIGIRPGLSKSSVNVYQLEKKMEDLNDQIMWIRVRIEGSTLKLVIKEKVNPPSTEKTLYNQVVASMDGEVKRVYTNSGNPSVSPGDIVKEGDELISPIQGREGFEKEVKPSGTVIANTFYEKLMEIQVSGEKLERSGRKNSDIYLSFFGKKIYLKKAINAFEYYDKIEEKNGFFNKITYYEKTGTNINLDKDAAVADAADKLQASLIKTLSNDAKITDKKITVEDIENGKILVKVIFTVEQNIAKNIS, from the coding sequence ATGATTTATAAAAGTCTGAAATCGGGAATGATAACCATAGAAGTTAATGCGTTAATGCCAGAAAAAATGTTAAATTTGCTTTGGAATAATGAAATCTACACTTGTAATATAATTAAGGTTAACTTGACAACAATCAGATTTACCATATACTTTAAAGATTACAAAGAAGCAGAAATGCTTATAAAGAAACATAAAGGAAAGGTAAAAACAGTTAGAGCGAGTGGTATAATAGTCTTACTTATGAAAATGAAAAAGAGAATCTCTTTAGTTATTGGGGCAATGCTGTTTTTTGTTGTAATATATTTACTATCTAATTATATATGGGCTATAGATATACAGACAGAGAGAAATCTAAGTCCTTTTGAAATTAGGCAGCAGCTTTCATCAATTGGAATCAGACCGGGACTTAGTAAATCAAGCGTAAATGTGTATCAACTTGAGAAAAAGATGGAAGATTTAAATGACCAGATAATGTGGATCAGGGTAAGAATAGAAGGATCAACTTTAAAATTAGTTATAAAGGAAAAAGTCAATCCGCCCTCTACAGAAAAAACATTATATAATCAAGTTGTTGCCAGTATGGATGGTGAAGTAAAAAGAGTCTATACTAATTCTGGAAATCCATCGGTATCACCAGGAGACATAGTAAAAGAGGGAGATGAGTTAATATCACCAATTCAAGGAAGAGAAGGCTTTGAAAAAGAAGTAAAACCAAGTGGAACTGTAATAGCTAACACCTTCTATGAAAAACTCATGGAAATTCAAGTTAGCGGGGAAAAGCTTGAAAGGTCTGGAAGAAAAAATAGTGATATATACTTAAGTTTCTTTGGGAAAAAAATTTACTTGAAAAAAGCTATAAATGCATTTGAGTATTATGATAAAATAGAAGAAAAGAATGGATTTTTTAACAAGATAACATATTATGAGAAAACAGGAACAAATATAAATTTAGATAAAGATGCTGCGGTTGCAGATGCTGCTGATAAGTTACAAGCATCATTAATTAAAACACTTAGCAATGATGCTAAGATTACAGATAAAAAAATTACTGTAGAGGATATAGAAAACGGAAAAATATTAGTTAAAGTTATATTTACTGTGGAGCAGAATATTGCAAAAAACATATCATAA
- a CDS encoding HDIG domain-containing metalloprotein translates to MNIGQNNKINNNKLQRVILFMLVFIIGYLLLVTAITPKQYSLKEGDIPRVDIKAPRDIVDEKATKEKEDQALEKVGKQYTLKPEVKKQAEDNIKALFDKLISLSSTANSASGESDKIAELKKLTAFQLTDDQCKVLVNIQADKLSDLEDRITNIVDKVYEKNINENDDAALSEAKNSSMTQIDALNLDVATINVLKQLVPTQINPDVFSDEEKTQEKIQEAQKGVSKVIIKQNQTIVKEGEPVTQDQLDILSDLGMLDNQNKTVYIYVYLAVAVFLAIILFLQYNYVKMNYNDIFMNTKKLTLISTINIISLLFARIIGVISPFLIPFACAPMMMTLLFNYKIAIVLSTLNIIIISAVNGFDVQVIILGIVSSILGAALLRRMQQRNELLYSTVYIAAISAILSLSTGILVSSNFSDILLKGGIAIAGGLLSGVFALGILPFLEGTFNEVTSLKLLELSNPNNPLLKKLLMEAPGTYHHSMLVANLAEMAADVVGANSVITRIGSYFHDVGKIERPYFFGENQMGGDNPHNNIPPNLSTMIIKSHVSDGLELAKKYKLPKVIQDIIAEHHGKTLVKYFYYTMKNSAEDPNEIKESDYMYEGPIPSSKEAAIVMLSDSVEAAVRSIKEPNKEKINEMVNFIVDDKLSSGQLNNCNLTLKDIEKIRECFCTVLNGIYHQRIEYPKEKIKDLNSEKNKTETKE, encoded by the coding sequence ATGAATATAGGACAAAATAATAAAATTAATAATAATAAACTTCAAAGAGTTATATTGTTTATGCTTGTGTTTATTATAGGTTATTTATTGCTTGTTACTGCAATAACACCAAAGCAATATAGCTTGAAGGAAGGGGATATCCCTAGAGTGGATATAAAAGCACCTAGGGATATAGTAGATGAAAAGGCTACAAAAGAGAAAGAAGATCAAGCTCTCGAAAAAGTTGGAAAGCAATATACATTAAAACCAGAAGTAAAAAAGCAAGCAGAGGATAATATTAAAGCTTTATTTGATAAGCTGATTTCTTTGAGTAGTACAGCGAATTCTGCAAGCGGTGAAAGTGATAAAATAGCAGAGTTAAAGAAATTAACAGCATTTCAATTAACAGATGATCAATGTAAGGTATTGGTGAATATTCAAGCGGATAAGCTATCAGATTTAGAAGATAGAATAACCAATATAGTTGATAAGGTTTATGAAAAAAATATAAATGAAAATGATGATGCGGCTCTTAGTGAGGCAAAAAACTCAAGTATGACTCAAATAGATGCTTTGAATTTAGATGTTGCAACAATCAATGTGTTAAAACAGTTGGTTCCAACACAGATAAATCCTGATGTCTTTTCTGATGAAGAAAAGACACAAGAAAAGATTCAAGAGGCTCAAAAAGGTGTGTCAAAGGTGATAATAAAGCAAAATCAGACTATAGTGAAAGAGGGAGAACCCGTAACTCAAGATCAATTAGATATCTTATCTGATTTGGGAATGTTAGATAATCAGAATAAAACTGTATATATATATGTATATTTGGCAGTTGCAGTGTTTTTAGCTATAATATTATTTCTGCAATACAATTACGTTAAAATGAATTACAATGATATATTTATGAACACTAAAAAGCTTACTTTAATAAGTACCATTAATATAATTTCATTGTTATTTGCAAGAATAATAGGAGTTATATCACCATTTCTAATTCCTTTTGCTTGTGCTCCAATGATGATGACTTTGCTGTTTAATTATAAGATAGCAATTGTGTTAAGCACCCTAAATATAATAATTATAAGTGCAGTGAATGGATTTGACGTTCAGGTTATAATATTAGGTATAGTAAGTTCTATATTAGGTGCTGCGCTGCTTAGAAGAATGCAGCAAAGAAATGAATTATTATATTCAACTGTATATATTGCAGCTATCAGTGCTATATTATCATTGTCGACAGGAATATTAGTTTCAAGCAACTTTAGTGATATTTTATTAAAAGGTGGAATTGCAATTGCCGGAGGACTTTTATCTGGTGTATTTGCATTAGGAATATTACCATTTTTAGAGGGAACCTTTAATGAAGTCACATCTTTAAAGCTATTAGAATTATCAAATCCGAATAATCCACTTTTGAAGAAATTATTAATGGAGGCACCAGGAACTTACCATCATAGTATGCTTGTTGCAAATCTCGCAGAAATGGCAGCGGATGTTGTAGGTGCAAATTCTGTAATCACAAGGATTGGATCATATTTTCATGATGTTGGAAAAATAGAGAGACCATATTTTTTTGGGGAGAACCAAATGGGTGGAGATAATCCACATAATAATATACCCCCCAATTTAAGCACAATGATAATAAAATCCCATGTAAGTGATGGACTTGAACTGGCAAAAAAATATAAATTGCCAAAGGTAATTCAGGATATTATAGCTGAACATCATGGAAAAACATTGGTAAAATATTTTTATTATACAATGAAGAACAGTGCTGAAGATCCGAATGAAATAAAAGAATCAGATTACATGTATGAAGGCCCAATACCGAGTTCAAAGGAAGCTGCTATAGTAATGCTTTCAGATAGTGTTGAAGCTGCTGTAAGGTCAATTAAGGAGCCTAACAAGGAAAAAATTAATGAAATGGTTAATTTCATAGTAGATGATAAATTGTCATCAGGACAGCTTAATAATTGCAATTTAACATTAAAGGATATAGAAAAAATTAGAGAATGTTTTTGCACTGTATTAAATGGAATATATCATCAAAGGATAGAATATCCAAAAGAAAAGATTAAAGATTTAAACAGTGAAAAAAATAAAACAGAGACTAAGGAGTAA
- the ybeY gene encoding rRNA maturation RNase YbeY, which yields MIYVDNRQDKLEVKEEFIKGLEEVIEFALKEEEVDIECEVSLVFVDNNEIKEINNDTRKINKETDVLSFPMLEYEDKKVFKEVYKNYKFSASDFDGDELVLGDIVLSLEKALEQSIEFNHSYEREASYLVVHSVLHLLGYDHMEDEEKQIMRKREEEILAKLNISR from the coding sequence ATGATATATGTAGACAACAGACAGGATAAACTGGAAGTAAAAGAGGAATTTATAAAGGGATTAGAGGAAGTAATAGAATTTGCATTAAAAGAAGAAGAAGTTGATATAGAATGCGAAGTTTCATTAGTATTTGTAGACAATAATGAAATTAAAGAGATTAATAATGATACAAGAAAAATAAATAAGGAGACTGACGTACTTTCTTTTCCTATGCTTGAATATGAAGATAAGAAGGTTTTTAAGGAAGTATATAAAAATTATAAGTTTTCAGCAAGTGATTTTGATGGAGATGAACTTGTTCTTGGAGATATTGTATTATCTTTAGAAAAAGCATTAGAGCAAAGTATAGAGTTTAATCATTCATATGAAAGAGAAGCATCATATTTAGTAGTGCACTCAGTACTGCATTTATTGGGATATGATCATATGGAGGATGAAGAAAAACAAATCATGAGAAAGAGAGAGGAAGAGATTCTGGCTAAACTTAATATAAGCAGATAA
- a CDS encoding diacylglycerol kinase — protein sequence MKIKKTLESFNNAINGIIDTVRTERNMKIHLFVALGVLIASFFFDITRNEFLILAVTITMVIAAELVNTAIEATIDMTTNYYHPLAKIAKNAAAGAVLITAINALLVGYIIFWDKLAKFSFTTINKFKNSEPYTIFIVLVIVCIATLIAKAIFGEGTPLKGGMPSGHSALGFSIATAISLITEEPICILLSFLLAFITAQSRVDSEVHSILEVIVGAIFGIVLTLFIFTLFRL from the coding sequence ATGAAAATAAAAAAAACATTAGAAAGCTTTAATAATGCAATAAATGGGATCATAGATACAGTAAGAACAGAAAGAAATATGAAAATACATTTGTTTGTAGCTTTAGGTGTATTAATTGCCAGCTTTTTCTTTGATATAACAAGAAACGAGTTTCTAATACTGGCAGTAACAATTACTATGGTGATAGCAGCAGAACTAGTAAATACAGCTATAGAAGCAACTATAGATATGACTACAAACTATTATCATCCATTAGCAAAAATAGCCAAAAATGCAGCAGCTGGTGCAGTGCTAATCACGGCTATAAATGCATTATTAGTTGGGTATATTATATTTTGGGATAAGTTAGCTAAGTTTTCGTTTACTACAATCAATAAGTTCAAAAATTCTGAACCATATACAATATTTATAGTACTAGTAATAGTGTGCATAGCAACCTTAATTGCAAAAGCTATTTTTGGAGAAGGAACTCCTTTAAAAGGAGGAATGCCTAGTGGTCACAGTGCATTAGGATTTTCCATTGCAACTGCAATATCGTTGATTACAGAAGAGCCAATATGCATATTACTTAGTTTTTTATTAGCATTCATAACAGCACAGAGTAGAGTCGATTCAGAGGTGCATAGTATTTTGGAAGTAATAGTTGGAGCAATTTTTGGAATAGTGCTGACCCTATTTATTTTTACTTTATTTAGACTATAA
- the era gene encoding GTPase Era — protein MFKSGFVTIVGRPNVGKSTLLNYIMGEKLSIVSNKPQTTRNNIQTILTGDDYQMVFVDTPGIHKPKHKLGEYMVNSAKESTKDVDLVLFLTNPDEEIGRGDKFILETLKDKKCPIFLVLNKIDENTQDRVAKSLEMYAKEFNFAEIIPISAVKGKNVDKLVDLMKNVMPEGPKYYPDDMITDVQEKFVVSEIIREKALRTLRDEVPHGIAVDIIQMKQNEKGTYHIEVDLICEKDSHKGIIIGKNGQTLKRIGETSRYELERFLRCKVNLKIWVKVRKEWRDNQLLLKELGYKAKK, from the coding sequence ATGTTTAAATCAGGATTTGTTACAATAGTTGGAAGACCTAACGTAGGAAAGTCAACTTTGTTAAATTATATAATGGGAGAAAAGCTATCAATAGTATCTAATAAACCACAAACTACAAGAAATAATATTCAAACAATATTAACTGGTGATGATTATCAGATGGTTTTTGTAGATACTCCAGGTATACATAAACCTAAACATAAATTAGGAGAGTATATGGTGAATTCTGCAAAAGAATCTACTAAGGATGTTGACTTAGTACTATTTTTGACTAATCCAGATGAGGAAATAGGACGAGGAGATAAATTTATCTTAGAAACCTTAAAGGACAAGAAATGTCCAATATTTTTGGTTTTAAATAAAATTGATGAAAATACACAGGATAGAGTGGCAAAAAGTTTAGAGATGTATGCAAAAGAATTTAATTTTGCAGAGATAATACCTATTTCCGCAGTTAAGGGAAAAAATGTCGATAAATTAGTAGATCTTATGAAAAATGTAATGCCTGAAGGACCTAAATATTATCCAGATGATATGATAACAGATGTTCAAGAAAAATTTGTTGTATCAGAAATAATTAGGGAGAAAGCCTTGAGAACACTAAGAGATGAGGTACCACATGGCATAGCTGTAGACATAATTCAGATGAAACAAAATGAAAAAGGTACATATCATATAGAAGTAGATCTAATTTGTGAAAAAGACTCTCATAAGGGCATAATAATAGGTAAGAATGGGCAAACCCTCAAAAGAATTGGGGAAACCTCAAGATATGAATTAGAAAGATTTTTAAGATGTAAGGTTAATTTAAAAATATGGGTTAAAGTCAGAAAAGAGTGGAGAGATAACCAACTACTATTAAAGGAGCTAGGTTATAAGGCAAAAAAATAA
- the recO gene encoding DNA repair protein RecO encodes MAIFKTKAVIIKTQDFKENDKLVWFYTEELGKITAVVRGAKKSRSKFLSLTLPLCYGEYVVYKGKNLYTLQEGKIINSFQGLLNNLYKLTYSSYLCELIDIACTDNEENIEIFRNLVTTLYLLNTDALDYELLIRAFELKLLRATGYSLTLDHCSICRKKISASNYISLSYYGGVCDECPKEHGVFISKGTYNALRFLMNMNVDKLYRLNLNDEIKAEIEKVITFLIANNYAKRPKSLDMLKFIKE; translated from the coding sequence CTGGCGATTTTTAAAACTAAAGCTGTAATTATTAAAACTCAGGATTTTAAGGAGAATGATAAGTTAGTTTGGTTTTATACAGAGGAACTCGGAAAGATTACAGCAGTGGTTAGAGGAGCCAAAAAGAGCAGGAGTAAGTTTTTATCATTAACACTGCCATTATGCTATGGAGAATATGTTGTGTATAAAGGGAAGAACTTATATACTCTTCAAGAAGGAAAGATAATTAATTCATTTCAAGGACTTTTAAATAATTTATATAAACTTACCTATTCATCATATTTATGTGAGCTCATAGATATTGCCTGCACAGATAATGAAGAAAATATTGAAATTTTTAGAAATTTGGTTACGACATTATATTTATTAAATACAGATGCACTAGATTATGAACTGCTTATAAGAGCTTTTGAATTAAAGTTATTAAGAGCTACAGGATATTCTTTGACATTAGATCATTGTAGTATCTGTAGAAAGAAAATATCAGCTTCCAATTATATAAGTTTATCTTATTATGGAGGGGTGTGCGATGAATGTCCTAAAGAGCACGGGGTATTTATATCAAAAGGTACATACAATGCACTAAGATTTTTAATGAATATGAATGTTGATAAATTGTATAGATTAAATTTAAATGATGAAATAAAAGCTGAAATAGAAAAAGTTATTACTTTTTTAATAGCCAACAATTATGCAAAAAGACCTAAAAGTTTAGATATGTTAAAGTTTATTAAGGAGTGA
- a CDS encoding DUF4342 domain-containing protein — MENVTLEKVDMIRERTGISYEKAKNALEICEGDVLEALIYIEKNEKISENNKYADDEKNKTSVSIEELKAWFKQIIEKGNVTRIKIKKDETELIDIPVNAGIAAGVVAVVIPPVLAAGVIAAIATKITIEITKEDGSIEVVNKYVSEVANNVKDKATDFADKIRTKVNEVKNDANWHNNDSKQKGTTGSDTVYSYTVNFEDEKEKSEN, encoded by the coding sequence ATGGAAAATGTAACATTAGAAAAAGTTGATATGATACGAGAAAGAACAGGTATTAGTTATGAAAAGGCAAAAAATGCATTAGAAATATGCGAAGGAGATGTATTAGAAGCTTTAATATACATTGAGAAGAATGAAAAAATATCAGAGAATAATAAATATGCTGATGATGAAAAAAATAAAACTTCAGTTTCTATAGAAGAGTTAAAAGCATGGTTTAAACAAATTATAGAAAAAGGTAATGTGACAAGGATAAAAATTAAAAAGGATGAAACTGAACTAATTGATATTCCAGTTAATGCAGGAATCGCAGCAGGAGTTGTGGCAGTTGTAATACCACCAGTCCTTGCAGCAGGTGTTATTGCAGCAATAGCGACAAAAATTACAATAGAAATAACTAAAGAAGATGGTTCAATAGAAGTAGTAAATAAATATGTTTCAGAAGTTGCCAATAATGTTAAAGATAAAGCAACAGATTTTGCAGATAAGATTAGAACTAAAGTTAATGAAGTGAAAAATGATGCTAATTGGCACAATAATGATTCGAAGCAGAAAGGAACTACAGGTTCTGATACAGTATATAGTTATACTGTTAATTTTGAAGACGAGAAAGAAAAATCAGAAAATTAA